Genomic DNA from Oncorhynchus clarkii lewisi isolate Uvic-CL-2024 chromosome 5, UVic_Ocla_1.0, whole genome shotgun sequence:
AGTGCTGGAGAGATCTTCATCACCTGTGCTGTGGAGCTGGTGGTAGAGGGTGAAGATACTGTGACATCACAGCATAGTGAACCCCTCAGTATCACCATAGATGGTGAGGAAGACTAGAGCCCATCAATTTATGTTATTTCAAATGTGTCAATCTTCTGTCGGTCTACTGTTGAATTGCAAGActaatatattattattgtacacatatcaatgttttatttatttcagttatAAATCCTCCAGGAGCTACTAGTTCCCCATCAACGTTCAGTTTACCTGTTCAGAATGAGACAAGCAACAATGCCACAGCCCAAGGAAGAGGTAAGTAACATTGGTTTGGTTTTAAATGAGCTGTTAGTGGTCCTAAGAACTTCAAAATACAAGTTTAGTGAATGACTCTCCTTCTAAATGTACAGCTATTGATACGTTTCTAACATCTCTAAACTGTTAAGTATCTCAATAGTCACTATTAGTAAGTCTTATTTGCACTAACATACTAGTCATTGTAAGGTCAGGATATACTGTACAGATGAGTCACTGTCAGTTTCATTAGGAGCCTCATTCACTAACCGTTTCTTCAGGTACAAAGTTCCACGTCGTCATCAGTCTGGGTGCTGGTTCCCTTTTCCTGGTTCTGCTAGCtgggtctgtgctgtgtgttttccAACGCAAGTGTGGTGCGTGCTTTCAGATTGGTCTACtcataacacattcttattttgtTCCAAATGCTACTTTGAGTTTATGTTCAAAATTGCTAAATTATCTCTATGTATCTTTTGAAGGGGTTCAAGGCAGGCCTGTAAATACTGGGTAAGACTGGTGTAATCATTTTAGATGTACATTATTTTTCTTTATTCATGCACGGCTATATCTTTCTGACTGTACTGCATTGTCTCGACAGAAGCCCACCTGAACAGCAAGACCAAACCCCACCTTGTGTCTGTGAGTATGAGAGTTAACTAAACCACCACTGCCTTTATCTCCTTTTGTTCAGTGTTTTATTTTCCCTCATTCTCTCATATTAAACAGATTCTGTCATCACAAAGCCTTCTAGGGATGAGGTGAGTTGGTTTGAACCAGTGCAGTGTGAAGTAGCCTAATATGCACTTTACTACCAAAATATCAAGCAATATTGCAAATAGCACCAAAGACAACCCTGCTGTGCACACAGCTCAAAGTGACTTGAAATCTCTCTTACAGGAAGAGGACACTAGTCTGCAATACGCTACAGTGACATATACCGGTGACCAAGCTAGTCGTCAATATGCAACAGTGACATCTACCGGTAACCAAGTTGGACCTGGGCGCACCAAGATCAAGTTTGAAATAGCTGGAGAGTACGCCCTCTTAGCAGAATCATAGAAGAAGAAACATTTACTGGATAACATGTTTTGCCATAGTTTACAGTTACAATCCTATATATTTTGTTTTCATATTGGATCATAATTTACTCATAGTACAAAAACAAATCCTGCCACAACATCAAAGACTAAAGATATCTACTCCTTTCTGAAAACAAACATCTTCAACTATTTGCATTTTAggttaaatgaaataaatgaaaagtACACTGTCTGAaacataaaataaatattttcctTCATTGAGTTACCGAATCTAGTCAGCAGTCACCAATCAGTAGTCACCAATCTATTTCACTCCTTGACAAGAGTCAATATAGACTCAAAGCCACAAGAGGGTAGAACACATGTCAAACTTTGCTTGttacatctctacatctctctctctacatctctctctttaaccatGTCTGGTGTATATTAgttttcagtggtggaaaaagtactcaacaaacatacttaagtaaaagtaaagataccttcatagaaaatgactcaagtaatagtaaaagtcacccagtaaaattctacttgtgTAAAAGTCTATAAGTATTTGATttaaaatatacttcagtatcaaaagtgaatgtataactcatttcaaattccttatcttAAGCAAACCAGAATGCACCATTTTCTTTTTATTCTTCTTTTTTACAGaaggccaggggcacactccatcactcagccATCAGTTACAAACAAATCATGTcagtttagtgagtctgccagatcagaggcagtagggatgacaagggatgttcggctgataagtgtgtgaatttgacaatttttctgtcctgctaagcattcaaaatgtaaggagtaaaaattACAAtgtttcttaaggaatgtagtgaactaaaagtaaaagaagacacaaatatgaatatagtatagataccccaaaaactacttaagtattactttaaagtattgttacttaagtactttacaccactgttactttaaaaaatatgttttgttaaTATCACAGTTTACTTACAGTATGTGACTTTACTTCCACCTGTTGATACACTACCTCATATTTCCTCTCTCTGCTTCCTGATTTTCTGCTACCCTGTAAACCCCACCTCTTCCTGTAGTCTGTCAACATCTGTTCCTCTCAGACCATTTGCAAACCCACATAATAATAGCAATAATTCAATaatattttaaatatactttttgCAATTACAAGCGGTTCCTGCCAGTTAGGCCTGTATATGCCCAACCTAATCTGGAATACCCAGAACAAAATCTTGCATGAACATAACTCTCATAACCTCTGTGCTCCCGACAGACGTAACATGTACGTTACAGATCTTAGGACAGATATGCCCACCCAGATCAGTCTTATCTACACCTGCAATTGGAGCACATTACAAACCTATGACAGCTATAGGTATGATAGTGTAAATGAAAATGATGCACCATCACAGAAGGGTCATAGGTGGGAGCTATTGTTTCACCata
This window encodes:
- the LOC139409925 gene encoding uncharacterized protein, yielding MYLFYILLIYVAGVAVKESCADSVPTPTIVFSPGYINVATPVTIRCESPKGTECKFYKDHDPNPIRKLDYKQGACQFKLFWNEFKRWNKTEVDLSCVILQNREGETIKTSKPSDARRLNVGDPIGKPIVQVLKIGNYLNLRCEAKAGTSCYFYLNNGDSHFKKRPYKDNVCVGRVAEEELQRKSSSAGEIFITCAVELVVEGEDTVTSQHSEPLSITIDVINPPGATSSPSTFSLPVQNETSNNATAQGRGTKFHVVISLGAGSLFLVLLAGSVLCVFQRKCGVQGRPVNTGSPPEQQDQTPPCVYSVITKPSRDEEEDTSLQYATVTYTGDQASRQYATVTSTGNQVGPGRTKIKFEIAGEYALLAES